A window of the Triticum urartu cultivar G1812 unplaced genomic scaffold, Tu2.1 TuUngrouped_contig_6832, whole genome shotgun sequence genome harbors these coding sequences:
- the LOC125531135 gene encoding nuclear transcription factor Y subunit B-2-like, with protein sequence MADDDSGSPRGGGGVREQDRFLPIANISRIMKKAVPANGKIAKDAKETLQECVSEFISFVTSEASDKCQKEKRKTINGDDLLWAMATLGFEEYVDPLKIYLQKYRDMEGDSKLTSKSGEGSVKKDIIGAHSGATSSNAQAMVQHGGYAQGMGYMQPQYHNGDT encoded by the exons ATGGCGGACGACGACAGCGGGAGCCCCCGGGGTGGCGGCGGGGTCCGGGAGCAGGACCGCTTCCTCCCCATCGCCAACATCAGCCGCATCATGAAGAAGGCCGTGCCGGCCAACGGCAAGATCGCCAAGGACGCCAAGGAGACCCTCCAGGAGTGCGTCTCCGAGTTCATCTCCTTCGTCACCAGCGA GGCCAGCGACAAGTGCCAGAAGGAGAAGCGCAAGACCATCAACGGGGACGATCTGCTCTGGGCCATGGCCACGCTCGGATTCGAGGAGTACGTAGACCCCCTCAAGATCTACCTGCAAAAGTACAGAGAT ATGGAG GGTGATAGTAAATTGACCTCAAAATCTGGTGAAGGATCCGTGAAGAAAGATATAATTGGTGCTCATAGTGGTGCGACTAGCTCAAACGCCCAAGCG ATGGTTCAGCATGGAGGTTACGCCCAAGGGATGGGTTATATGCAACCCCAG TACCATAATGGGGACACCTGA